Proteins found in one Micropterus dolomieu isolate WLL.071019.BEF.003 ecotype Adirondacks linkage group LG12, ASM2129224v1, whole genome shotgun sequence genomic segment:
- the kcnip4a gene encoding Kv channel-interacting protein 4 isoform X2 produces the protein MDAKRVETISARVDAAVSSPGYPQIVHRRGVRARLMRLFPCSTAKKASSSNQNSVEDELELSAVRHRPEGLEQLEAQTRFSRKELQILYRGFKNECPSGVVNEDTFKDIYAQFFPQGDASTYAHFLFNAFDTDHNGSVSFEDFVMGLSILLRGTIQEKLNWAFNLYDINKDGYITKEEMLDIMKAIYDMMGKCTYPVLKEETPRQHVEVFFQKMDKNKDGVVTIDEFIDCCQNDENIMRSMHLFENVL, from the exons GTTACCCTCAGATTGTCCACAGGCGCGGGGTGAGAGCTCGACTCATGAGGCTCTTTCCATGCTCCACAGCCAAAAAGGCATCCTCCAGTAATCAAA acAGCGTTGAAGATGAGCTCGAACTATCTGCAGTCCGCCATCGCCCCGAGGGCCTGGAACAACTCGAAGCCCAGACACGTTTCTCCCGCAAGGAGCTACAGATCCTTTACCGCGGCTTCAAGAAT GAATGCCCCAGTGGAGTCGTCAACGAAGACACTTTTAAAGACATCTACGCGCAGTTCTTCCCGCAAGGAG ATGCTTCAACATATGCACACTTCCTGTTCAATGCATTTGACACAGATCACAATGGCTCTGTGAGTTTTGAG GATTTTGTTATGGGCCTTTCTATCCTTCTGCGAGGCACAATCCAGGAAAAACTCAACTGGGCTTTCAACCTGTATGATATCAATAAAGATGGCTATATCACAAAAGAG GAAATGCTAGACATCATGAAGGCCATCTACGACATGATGGGCAAATGCACATACCCTGTCCTCAAAGAGGAGACGCCGCGTCAGCATGTAGAAGTATTCTTTCAG AAGATGGATAAGAATAAAGATGGGGTGGTAACCATAGACGAGTTCATCGACTGCTGCCAAAAT gaTGAAAACATCATGCGATCAATGCACCTCtttgaaaatgttctttaa
- the kcnip4a gene encoding Kv channel-interacting protein 4 isoform X5 translates to MDAKRVETISARVDAAVSSPDSVEDELELSAVRHRPEGLEQLEAQTRFSRKELQILYRGFKNECPSGVVNEDTFKDIYAQFFPQGDASTYAHFLFNAFDTDHNGSVSFEDFVMGLSILLRGTIQEKLNWAFNLYDINKDGYITKEEMLDIMKAIYDMMGKCTYPVLKEETPRQHVEVFFQKMDKNKDGVVTIDEFIDCCQNDENIMRSMHLFENVL, encoded by the exons acAGCGTTGAAGATGAGCTCGAACTATCTGCAGTCCGCCATCGCCCCGAGGGCCTGGAACAACTCGAAGCCCAGACACGTTTCTCCCGCAAGGAGCTACAGATCCTTTACCGCGGCTTCAAGAAT GAATGCCCCAGTGGAGTCGTCAACGAAGACACTTTTAAAGACATCTACGCGCAGTTCTTCCCGCAAGGAG ATGCTTCAACATATGCACACTTCCTGTTCAATGCATTTGACACAGATCACAATGGCTCTGTGAGTTTTGAG GATTTTGTTATGGGCCTTTCTATCCTTCTGCGAGGCACAATCCAGGAAAAACTCAACTGGGCTTTCAACCTGTATGATATCAATAAAGATGGCTATATCACAAAAGAG GAAATGCTAGACATCATGAAGGCCATCTACGACATGATGGGCAAATGCACATACCCTGTCCTCAAAGAGGAGACGCCGCGTCAGCATGTAGAAGTATTCTTTCAG AAGATGGATAAGAATAAAGATGGGGTGGTAACCATAGACGAGTTCATCGACTGCTGCCAAAAT gaTGAAAACATCATGCGATCAATGCACCTCtttgaaaatgttctttaa